A genomic window from Sphingobacterium sp. BN32 includes:
- a CDS encoding glycerophosphodiester phosphodiesterase — translation MKITTIKNAFRLSTLGISLSVSSISASFAQLNEVKIFAHRAGAYEYDENTLSAFKTTYEQGMRGYETDVRITKDGQLVIFHDDNLKRIVGKEGAIEDLTLSEIKKLKTLKGNEIPTLDEVVAYFKDKPGVYIEFEMKTNKPLYDEAKLHKYCDMLYNKVYSNRPQNSDYLLTSFDKRPLRYLKAKYPNADLMFIKGEALSQALIDETKELGIKRIAANISQTTRTMVKDAKKQGMTVSLWPGRSVDDFLLGLSLGSDYLCTDVPIEVSNWVKNNASWIKLK, via the coding sequence ATGAAAATTACAACTATTAAGAACGCCTTCAGGCTTTCGACTTTAGGAATTTCGTTAAGTGTATCGTCCATCTCAGCCTCTTTTGCTCAGTTGAACGAGGTGAAAATATTTGCTCATCGCGCTGGAGCATATGAATATGATGAAAATACTTTGTCGGCATTTAAAACAACTTATGAGCAAGGAATGCGTGGCTATGAAACCGATGTTCGTATCACCAAAGACGGACAGCTCGTTATTTTTCATGACGATAATCTAAAACGAATCGTCGGAAAGGAAGGAGCGATCGAAGATCTGACCTTATCGGAAATAAAGAAGCTTAAAACGTTAAAAGGGAATGAAATACCAACCTTAGACGAAGTTGTTGCGTACTTTAAGGATAAACCTGGAGTTTACATTGAATTTGAAATGAAAACCAACAAACCTTTGTATGATGAGGCAAAGCTTCATAAATATTGCGACATGCTCTACAACAAGGTGTATTCGAATCGTCCGCAAAATTCAGATTATCTTCTTACATCCTTCGATAAGCGCCCGTTGCGCTATTTGAAGGCTAAATATCCGAATGCAGACCTCATGTTTATCAAAGGCGAGGCTTTATCACAGGCATTAATCGACGAAACGAAAGAGCTTGGAATCAAGCGTATTGCTGCTAATATTTCACAGACTACGCGTACTATGGTGAAAGATGCTAAAAAGCAAGGTATGACCGTAAGCTTGTGGCCGGGGCGTTCGGTGGATGATTTCCTGCTAGGATTATCGCTGGGATCTGATTATTTATGCACCGATGTGCCTATTGAAGTATCCAATTGGGTAAAGAACAATGCAAGTTGGATCAAACTAAAATAA
- a CDS encoding copper homeostasis protein CutC, with translation MIEKSINGIHLEICANSLFSAKEAQRGGASRVELCQNLENGGTTPSYGQIKLVREALEIGVHVLIRPRGGDFLYSEEEFSEMKEDILYCKEVGCDGVVIGILKQDGGIDKVRMQELVDLAKPMCVVFHRAFDRCAKPLKSLEDIIELGCDRLLTSGLQNSAWEGRELIKSLADQADGRIEIMPGAGIDESNVRAIIEYTGVTSVHSSAKVVEASKMVYNQRNVAGMDEAVISSSSKRVAELIEQIKSL, from the coding sequence ATGATAGAAAAAAGTATTAACGGCATTCACCTAGAAATTTGTGCGAATTCGTTATTCTCAGCAAAAGAAGCGCAGCGGGGAGGAGCTAGCCGCGTTGAACTGTGTCAAAATCTGGAGAACGGTGGGACAACTCCCTCGTACGGACAAATAAAGCTCGTACGCGAAGCATTAGAAATTGGCGTGCATGTATTAATCAGACCACGCGGAGGCGACTTCCTTTACTCTGAAGAGGAATTCTCGGAAATGAAGGAAGACATTCTTTATTGCAAAGAGGTCGGTTGCGATGGTGTCGTGATCGGCATATTGAAACAGGACGGAGGGATAGATAAGGTTCGCATGCAAGAGCTCGTCGATTTAGCAAAGCCAATGTGTGTCGTTTTCCATCGCGCATTTGATCGATGTGCAAAGCCGCTAAAAAGCCTAGAAGATATTATCGAGTTGGGTTGTGATCGACTCTTAACTTCCGGATTACAAAATTCGGCATGGGAAGGTAGAGAGCTTATAAAATCTTTAGCTGATCAAGCCGACGGTCGGATCGAAATTATGCCGGGTGCAGGAATCGATGAGAGCAACGTGAGAGCGATAATCGAATACACGGGTGTAACGAGTGTACATTCATCTGCGAAGGTCGTGGAGGCTTCTAAAATGGTCTATAATCAAAGGAATGTAGCCGGAATGGACGAAGCTGTCATCAGCAGTTCTTCTAAAAGAGTCGCTGAACTTATAGAACAAATAAAAAGCCTTTAG
- a CDS encoding spore protein, producing MGVTRLKRKDRRNKTVSRVEVQFLKLGRNIELGSKNKMSAKGQIAKNDEILNKLAADAK from the coding sequence ATGGGAGTTACACGTTTAAAAAGAAAAGATAGAAGAAATAAAACTGTTTCACGTGTTGAAGTACAGTTTTTGAAACTTGGACGTAATATTGAATTAGGTTCAAAAAACAAAATGTCTGCAAAGGGTCAAATCGCTAAGAATGATGAGATCTTAAACAAATTAGCTGCTGACGCTAAATAA